The following proteins come from a genomic window of Salvia hispanica cultivar TCC Black 2014 chromosome 4, UniMelb_Shisp_WGS_1.0, whole genome shotgun sequence:
- the LOC125217827 gene encoding uncharacterized protein LOC125217827 gives MAILILRRNLVSFFSSHNSSLLKSPFSLFFSTDTAKQPLNAAAVSKFLIKNHNFSPAAAAHIASLSRLRNHENADAVLSFLKQIGFSNAQLEKILKTSPHFLSSNLDSNIKRKFEAFQTLGFTSAEVVEIITRQSRVLNHSVPRISSSVSALIEVFGSTAVAAKFLKASGAFLCDMESTLIPNVEYLKSCGVPMAQIIQLTTSPQLFLHKPENLRKFVEKADAMGSERGSKSFIYAVRAVSSMKSESWELKLGTLRELGYSEEDIMRAFRSSPKVFTCSRRKIRRVAEVLLETGRYDRAMIARTPCVFQYSIEKRLNPRLGVLRVLEKKGLIKNWPSIASMVLCTDVEFFGRFVAPYLDKIVDEVGDSWSSFSRV, from the coding sequence ATGGCGATTCTAATCCTACGCCGGAATCTGGTCTCCTTCTTCTCCAGCCACAATTCCTCTCTTCTCAAatctcccttctctctcttcttctccaccGACACCGCAAAGCAGCCCTTAAACGCCGCCGCAGTCTCCAAATTCCTAATCAAAAACCACAATTTCtcccccgccgccgccgcgcaCATCGCGTCTCTATCCCGCCTCCGAAACCATGAAAACGCCGACGCAGTCCTCTCATTCCTCAAACAAATCGGCTTCTCCAACGCTCAATTAGAGAAAATCCTCAAAACTTCCCCCCATTTCCTCTCCTCCAACCTCGATTCCAACATCAAGCGCAAATTCGAGGCATTCCAAACCCTAGGGTTCACCTCCGCCGAAGTCGTCGAGATAATCACCCGCCAATCGCGTGTTCTGAACCACAGCGTGCCTCGAATCTCCTCCTCCGTCTCCGCCCTGATTGAGGTCTTCGGATCCACCGCCGTCGCGGCGAAGTTTCTCAAAGCGTCGGGGGCATTCCTCTGCGACATGGAGAGCACTCTAATCCCCAATGTTGAGTACCTAAAAAGCTGCGGCGTGCCGATGGCGCAGATCATCCAGCTCACGACCTCGCCGCAGCTCTTCCTCCACAAGCCGGAGAATCTGAGGAAATTCGTGGAGAAGGCGGACGCGATGGGGTCGGAGAGGGGCTCCAAGAGCTTCATCTACGCGGTTAGGGCGGTGAGCTCGATGAAGAGCGAGAGCTGGGAGCTGAAATTGGGGACTCTCCGCGAGCTAGGGTATTCGGAGGAGGATATAATGCGGGCGTTCAGGAGCTCGCCGAAGGTGTTCACTTGTTCGAGGCGGAAGATTAGGAGAGTGGCGGAGGTGCTGCTGGAGACGGGGAGGTATGATAGGGCAATGATTGCAAGGACGCCTTGTGTGTTTCAGTATAGTATTGAGAAGAGGCTGAATCCGAGGTTGGGGGTTTTGAGGGTTTTGGAGAAGAAGGGCTTGATTAAGAATTGGCCGAGTATTGCTTCGATGGTGCTGTGTACGGATGTGGAGTTTTTTGGGAGATTTGTGGCACCTTATTTGGATAAGATTGTTGATGAAGTTGGTGATTCGTGGAGTTCGTTTAGTCGTGTATGA